One Primulina tabacum isolate GXHZ01 chromosome 10, ASM2559414v2, whole genome shotgun sequence DNA segment encodes these proteins:
- the LOC142506099 gene encoding coniferyl alcohol acyltransferase-like — protein MDSGAFPLTVKRHEVVTAAALPMQEHWLPMSNLDLLLPPLDFGIFLCYKRNQDNNMVSVMKKALAKTLVSFYPFAGEVVQNRHDEPEILCNNQGVDFVHACADVGLMDLDLHHPDVSVHGRLVPLKTHGVLAVQVTDLKCGGLVIGCTFDHRVADAHSANMFLTAWAEVAQSKQITLLPTFRRSFLNPRRPPQPHESLDQFYVPLSSLPPPTCDDNPLNHLTSRIYYVKSEEIDRIQYEASCSHGSKRSRIESFSAFLWKSIADTIAAHISRTVKLGIVIDGRSRLITDGKGESRPLDRYFGNVLSIPYVQASVSDLQMASLESVAETVHGLVASAATAEHFSALIDWVELRRPKPAVVKVYCKDENDDAAIVVSSGQRFPVLDLDFGWGGPVFGSYHFPWGGETGYVMPMPCADGNGAWIVYMHLMGRHLDLLEARAPHVFTPFHHTFLSLDA, from the exons ATGGATTCCGGCGCATTTCCCTTGACCGTGAAGCGGCACGAGGTGGTGACTGCCGCCGCGTTGCCGATGCAAGAGCATTGGCTGCCAATGTCGAACCTGGATTTGCTCCTCCCGCCACTCGACTTCGGAATCTTCCTCTGCTACAAGAGAAACCAAGACAACAACATGGTGAGCGTGATGAAGAAGGCCTTAGCCAAAACCCTGGTATCCTTCTACCCGTTCGCCGGAGAAGTCGTGCAGAACCGCCACGACGAGCCTGAGATACTGTGCAACAACCAGGGTGTCGATTTCGTGCACGCTTGTGCGGATGTAGGGTTAATGGATCTGGATCTTCACCACCCGGACGTGTCTGTTCATGGGAGACTTGTTCCTCTCAAGACGCATGGCGTGCTAGCCGTTCAG GTGACAGATCTGAAATGCGGTGGTCTAGTGATCGGCTGCACCTTCGACCACCGTGTCGCCGATGCCCACTCCGCCAACATGTTCCTCACGGCATGGGCGGAGGTCGCTCAATCCAAGCAAATCACCCTCCTTCCAACGTTCCGCCGCTCGTTTCTCAATCCGCGCCGCCCTCCGCAACCGCATGAATCGCTCGACCAATTTTATGTGCCGCTATCATCTCTGCCGCCGCCTACGTGCGACGACAATCCCCTCAATCACCTCACCAGCCGAATCTACTACGTGAAATCTGAAGAAATTGATCGGATCCAGTATGAAGCGAGCTGCAGCCACGGATCAAAGAGAAGCAGGATCGAGTCCTTTAGCGCATTTCTCTGGAAATCAATCGCCGACACCATCGCCGCTCATATATCGAGAACCGTGAAATTAGGGATTGTAATCGACGGTAGATCAAGGCTGATCACCGACGGGAAAGGCGAATCGAGGCCGTTGGACAGGTATTTCGGGAACGTTCTCTCCATCCCGTACGTACAGGCGTCAGTGTCCGATCTCCAAATGGCGTCTCTTGAGAGTGTCGCTGAGACGGTGCACGGACTCGTGGCGTCGGCGGCCACGGCGGAGCATTTCTCAGCTCTCATCGATTGGGTGGAATTGCGGAGGCCGAAGCCTGCGGTCGTGAAAGTGTACTGTAAGGACGAAAATGACGACGCAGCCATCGTCGTGTCGTCGGGTCAGAGGTTCCCGGTTTTGGATCTTGATTTCGGGTGGGGTGGGCCTGTATTCGGGTCGTACCATTTTCCGTGGGGTGGAGAGACCGGGTACGTGATGCCTATGCCCTGCGCTGATGGGAATGGGGCTTGGATCGTGTACATGCACCTCATGGGAAGGCATCTAGACCTGCTCGAGGCACGTGCGCCTCACGTGTTCACACCGTTTCACCACACATTCTTAAGTCTTGAtgcataa